A region from the Prionailurus viverrinus isolate Anna chromosome E2, UM_Priviv_1.0, whole genome shotgun sequence genome encodes:
- the A1BG gene encoding alpha-1B-glycoprotein isoform X2, whose translation MMSQFLSSNPASGELEPTLSNAGPGSGLLLSPAMTEAAVAFQTQPDLWAEVESLLEPWANVTLTCHACLKTMNFELFKDGVTQELVHLGLPAMEYQFPLGPVTSDTQGLYRCRSGLSSGWTQLSNLLEVTGAETLPPPVLSTEPVSWITPGLETKLLCRGGFRGVTFLLRLEGDDQFLEVFEAPTGVEATFPVRRPGNYSCSYRTHAAGAPSEPSATVTVEELGAPLPPTLSLQGESAAAVLHPGVRRTLVCVAPLSGVHFQLRRGEEVLQVPMSSTSPDRVFFHLNAVALGDGGLYTCRYQLRGQQTWSVDSAPAELLLSDETLPAPELSAEPATPRPAPGASLQLRCRAPRRGLRFALVREDAGQRRVHRVLSPAGTEAHFELRDVSAADSANYSCVYVDTEPPFAGSAPSAPLELCVEGPPPRPQLRPLWRGAVTPGRDAVLRCEGQVPDVTFELLRAGEKEALTQTRTAHRSADLVLTYVGPQHVGNYSCRYRRSWPKVLVSEFSEPVELQVAGS comes from the exons atgatgtcacagttcttgagttcgaaccCAGCCTCTGGTGAGCTTGAGCCCACTTTGAGTAACGCAGGCCCCGGTTCAG GTCTCTTGCTGAGCCCAGCGATGACGGAGGCGGCAGTAG CATTCCAGACCCAGCCAGACCTGTGGGCAGAGGTTGAATCGCTGCTGGAACCCTGGGCCAATGTGACACTGACTTGCCATGCCTGTCTGAAGACCATGAATTTTGAGCTGTTCAAGGATGGGGTAACCCAGGAACTTGTGCACCTTGGTTTACCTGCTATGGAGTACCAGTTCCCCCTAGGACCAGTGACAAGTGACACCCAGGGCCTGTACCGCTGCCGCTCTGGTTTGAGCAGCGGATGGACCCAGCTGAGCAATCTCCTGGAGGTGACTGGGGCAG AGACCCTGCCCCCGCCTGTGCTCTCAACGGAGCCCGTGTCCTGGATCACACCTGGCCTGGAGACAAAACTGCTGTGCCGTGGGGGATTTCGGGGTGTCACCTTCCTGCTGAGGCTGGAAGGTGATGACCAGTTTTTGGAGGTGTTTGAGGCTCCTACAGGCGTGGAGGCCACCTTCCCAGTCCGTCGGCCTGGCAACTACAGCTGCAGCTACCGCACCCATGCAGCAGGTGCACCCTCTGAGCCCAGTGCTACTGTGACAGTCGAAGAGCTGG GCGCACCGTTGCCGCCCACGCTGAGTCTCCAGGGAGAGTCTGCAGCCGCCGTCCTGCACCCGGGTGTCCGCAGGACCTTGGTCTGCGTGGCGCCCCTAAGCGGCGTGCACTTCCAGCTGAGGCGGGGCGAGGAGGTGCTGCAAGTACCCATGAGCTCCACCAGCCCAGACCGCGTCTTCTTTCACCTGAACGCGGTGGCTCTGGGCGACGGCGGTCTCTACACCTGCCGCTATCAGCTGCGTGGCCAGCAAACCTGGTCCGTGGACAGTGCGCCCGCCGAGCTGCTGCTGAGCGACG AGACGCTCCCCGCGCCGGAGCTCTCGGCCGAACCCGCGACTCCGCGGCCGGCGCCCGGCGCGTCCCTGCAGCTGCGGTGCCGCGCGCCCCGGCGCGGCCTGCGCTTCGCCCTGGTGCGCGAGGACGCCGGCCAGCGCCGGGTGCACCGAGTCCTGAGCCCCGCGGGCACCGAGGCCCACTTCGAGCTGCGCGATGTCTCGGCCGCGGACTCGGCCAACTACAGCTGCGTCTACGTGGACACTGAGCCCCCCTTCGCGGGCTCGGCGCCCAGCGCGCCCTTGGAGCTGTGCGTGGAGG ggccccctcccaggccccagctCCGGCCCCTGTGGCGCGGGGCGGTGACTCCGGGCCGCGACGCCGTCCTGCGCTGCGAAGGCCAGGTGCCGGACGTCACGTTCGAGCTGCTGCGGGCCGGTGAAAAGGAGGCTTTGACCCAGACCCGGACCGCCCACCGCTCAGCAGACCTTGTGCTGACCTACGTGGGGCCGCAGCACGTGGGCAACTACAGCTGCCGGTACCGCAGGTCGTGGCCCAAAGTCTTGGTGTCGGAGTTCAGCGAGCCGGTGGAGCTCCAGGTGGCAG GAAGTTGA
- the A1BG gene encoding alpha-1B-glycoprotein isoform X3, producing MTEAAVAFQTQPDLWAEVESLLEPWANVTLTCHACLKTMNFELFKDGVTQELVHLGLPAMEYQFPLGPVTSDTQGLYRCRSGLSSGWTQLSNLLEVTGAETLPPPVLSTEPVSWITPGLETKLLCRGGFRGVTFLLRLEGDDQFLEVFEAPTGVEATFPVRRPGNYSCSYRTHAAGAPSEPSATVTVEELGAPLPPTLSLQGESAAAVLHPGVRRTLVCVAPLSGVHFQLRRGEEVLQVPMSSTSPDRVFFHLNAVALGDGGLYTCRYQLRGQQTWSVDSAPAELLLSDETLPAPELSAEPATPRPAPGASLQLRCRAPRRGLRFALVREDAGQRRVHRVLSPAGTEAHFELRDVSAADSANYSCVYVDTEPPFAGSAPSAPLELCVEGPPPRPQLRPLWRGAVTPGRDAVLRCEGQVPDVTFELLRAGEKEALTQTRTAHRSADLVLTYVGPQHVGNYSCRYRRSWPKVLVSEFSEPVELQVAGS from the exons ATGACGGAGGCGGCAGTAG CATTCCAGACCCAGCCAGACCTGTGGGCAGAGGTTGAATCGCTGCTGGAACCCTGGGCCAATGTGACACTGACTTGCCATGCCTGTCTGAAGACCATGAATTTTGAGCTGTTCAAGGATGGGGTAACCCAGGAACTTGTGCACCTTGGTTTACCTGCTATGGAGTACCAGTTCCCCCTAGGACCAGTGACAAGTGACACCCAGGGCCTGTACCGCTGCCGCTCTGGTTTGAGCAGCGGATGGACCCAGCTGAGCAATCTCCTGGAGGTGACTGGGGCAG AGACCCTGCCCCCGCCTGTGCTCTCAACGGAGCCCGTGTCCTGGATCACACCTGGCCTGGAGACAAAACTGCTGTGCCGTGGGGGATTTCGGGGTGTCACCTTCCTGCTGAGGCTGGAAGGTGATGACCAGTTTTTGGAGGTGTTTGAGGCTCCTACAGGCGTGGAGGCCACCTTCCCAGTCCGTCGGCCTGGCAACTACAGCTGCAGCTACCGCACCCATGCAGCAGGTGCACCCTCTGAGCCCAGTGCTACTGTGACAGTCGAAGAGCTGG GCGCACCGTTGCCGCCCACGCTGAGTCTCCAGGGAGAGTCTGCAGCCGCCGTCCTGCACCCGGGTGTCCGCAGGACCTTGGTCTGCGTGGCGCCCCTAAGCGGCGTGCACTTCCAGCTGAGGCGGGGCGAGGAGGTGCTGCAAGTACCCATGAGCTCCACCAGCCCAGACCGCGTCTTCTTTCACCTGAACGCGGTGGCTCTGGGCGACGGCGGTCTCTACACCTGCCGCTATCAGCTGCGTGGCCAGCAAACCTGGTCCGTGGACAGTGCGCCCGCCGAGCTGCTGCTGAGCGACG AGACGCTCCCCGCGCCGGAGCTCTCGGCCGAACCCGCGACTCCGCGGCCGGCGCCCGGCGCGTCCCTGCAGCTGCGGTGCCGCGCGCCCCGGCGCGGCCTGCGCTTCGCCCTGGTGCGCGAGGACGCCGGCCAGCGCCGGGTGCACCGAGTCCTGAGCCCCGCGGGCACCGAGGCCCACTTCGAGCTGCGCGATGTCTCGGCCGCGGACTCGGCCAACTACAGCTGCGTCTACGTGGACACTGAGCCCCCCTTCGCGGGCTCGGCGCCCAGCGCGCCCTTGGAGCTGTGCGTGGAGG ggccccctcccaggccccagctCCGGCCCCTGTGGCGCGGGGCGGTGACTCCGGGCCGCGACGCCGTCCTGCGCTGCGAAGGCCAGGTGCCGGACGTCACGTTCGAGCTGCTGCGGGCCGGTGAAAAGGAGGCTTTGACCCAGACCCGGACCGCCCACCGCTCAGCAGACCTTGTGCTGACCTACGTGGGGCCGCAGCACGTGGGCAACTACAGCTGCCGGTACCGCAGGTCGTGGCCCAAAGTCTTGGTGTCGGAGTTCAGCGAGCCGGTGGAGCTCCAGGTGGCAG GAAGTTGA
- the ZSCAN22 gene encoding zinc finger and SCAN domain-containing protein 22, with protein sequence MAIPKSPLSPMPWEQDGFLRVKVEDEEASLSEVQESSPGHTVHPEAARLRFRRFCYEEASNPHEALAQLRELCHQWLQPEAHSKEQMLELLVLEQFLGALPPKIQSWVGAQFPKSGEEAAMLVEGLTRSLDKTGQEPGAELSESSCKQNDLEESEPLGRATETLTGGGSLGPAFGDAREPEGSSERQAGLSGEIWTKSVPQEMDCRKTSEPHKDVPTDQTSCEPGALGNSPNMWPNFVSQEKTPEEKFDPLDGYGTESPCVYSRRKSSKCGECGKTFQSPSALKAHQKSHFRKTPYTCSECGKAFSRSTHLAQHQVIHTGAKPHECKECGKAFSRVTHLTQHQRIHTGEKPYKCRECGKTFSRSTHLTQHQRVHTGERPYECDECGKAFSQSTHLTQHQRIHTGEKPYKCDACGRAFSDCSALIRHLRIHSGEKPYQCKVCPKAFAQSSSLIEHQRIHTGEKPYKCSDCGKAFSRSSALMVHLRIHITVLQ encoded by the exons ATGGCCATCCCCAAGAGCCCTCTGAGCCCCATGCCCTGGGAACAGGATGGTTTCCTACGTGTGAAGGTGGAGGATGAGGAGGCTAGCCTCTCTGAGGTCCAGGAATCTAGCCCTGGCCACACTGTCCACCCTGAGGCTGCACGTCTTCGCTTCCGGCGCTTCTGCTATGAGGAGGCATCCAACCCACATGAGGCCCTGGCCCAGCTCCGTGAACTGTGCCACCAGTGGCTGCAGCCTGAAGCACATTCCAAGGAGCAGATGCTAGAGTTGCTGGTGCTGGAGCAGTTCCTGGGTGCACTGCCACCCAAGATCCAGTCATGGGTGGGTGCCCAGTTCCCCAAGAGTGGTGAGGAGGCTGCCATGCTGGTAGAAGGTCTGACTCGGTCACTGGACAAGACAG GACAGGAACCAGGAGCTGAGCTCTCAGAGTCAAGCTGCAAGCAGAATGATTTGGAAGAGTCCGAGCCACTGGGTAGGGCCACTGAAACCCTCACGGGAGGTGGTTCCCTGGGACCTGCATTTGGTGATGCTCGTGAACCTGAGGGCAGctcagagaggcaggcaggactCTCAGGGGAAATCTGGACAAAGTCTGTCCCCCAAGAGATGGATTGCAGGAAAACTTCAGAGCCTCACAAGGATGTTCCCACAGACCAGACCAGCTGTGAACCTGGTGCCTTGGGGAATAGTCCCAACATGTGGCCAAATTTCGTCTCACAAGAGAAGACACCAGAAGAGAAATTTGATCCATTGGATGGTTATGGGACGGAGTCGCCATGCGTATACTCAAGGAGGAAGTCTTCCAAGTGTGGTGAATGTGGGAAAACATTCCAGAGCCCCTCCGCCCTCAAAGCACACCAGAAGAGCCATTTTCGGAAGACACCCTACACCTGTAgtgagtgtgggaaagcctttagccGGAGCACTCACTTGGCCCAGCACCAAGTCATCCACACGGGGGCAAAGCCCCATGAGTGTAAAGAGTGCGGGAAGGCCTTTAGCCGGGTCACCCACCTAACTCAGCACCAGAGGATCCACACTGGAGAAAAACCCTACAAGTGCAGAGAATGTGGCAAAACCTTCAGCCGCAGCACCCATCTCACCCAGCACCAGCGGGTGCACACAGGGGAGAGGCCCTATGAGTGTGACgagtgtgggaaggccttcagCCAGAGCACCCACCTGACTCAGCACCAGCGCATCCACACCGGGGAGAAGCCCTACAAATGTGACGCTTGTGGAAGAGCCTTCAGTGACTGCTCAGCTCTGATCCGCCACCTGAGAATCCACTCTGGAGAGAAGCCGTATCAGTGTAAGGTTTGTCCAAAGGCCTTTGCACAGAGCTCCTCCCTCATTGAGCACCAGAGAATCCACACAGGAGAGAAGCCGTACAAGTGCAGCGACTGTGGAAAGGCCTTTAGCCGCAGCTCAGCCCTTATGGTTCACCTGAGGATCCACATCACAGTACTGCAGTAA